The following are encoded in a window of Spodoptera frugiperda isolate SF20-4 chromosome 3, AGI-APGP_CSIRO_Sfru_2.0, whole genome shotgun sequence genomic DNA:
- the LOC118274396 gene encoding unconventional myosin-IXa isoform X1: protein MAHSENHRYIVQVYVGALSPHYEALSVEASKQTSSEEIVCCITDKLGLTNGSGGPYELAEVVGDMLSGECKERRLGPNESPVAVMLLWPNNTGSGQYNRFYLREKIPDEPWMENFSVDPQLIKDYFQRFLYQPKDREYPDLCQLPELNEQTLLDNLRARFSAGYIYTYVGSILIALNPFKFYPIYNPKYVKLYQNKRIGLPPHIFAVADAAYHCMLRERTNQCIVISGESGSGKTESTNFLLHHLTALSQKGSHGSGVEQTILSAGPVLEAFGNAKTAHNNNSSRFGKFIQVNYKENGMVHGAVVQKYLLEKSRICSQGRNERNYHVFYYLLAGASEQEKEQLHLLSVDKYNYLSRTGCSEVPGIDEQYEFSRLKQSMEMVGFTMDKQRRLFAVLSAVLLLGNVEFQPQRKSYHHDEAVGVRNPEVVSLISSLLRVKQETLLAALTSKRARASGETLVINYRLPEAIATRDAMAKCLYGALFDWIVMQVNHALLSKKDTLREHQGHSIGVLDIFGFEDFGLSNSFEQLCINYANEHLQHYFNQHVFKYEQEEYKREGIPWTDIGFSDNTGCLQLIEGKVNGLLCLLDDQCNFPWATNETLLQKFNSVHENNPFYEKPQRREPAFVVRHYAGRVKYQVTAMREKNLDLMRQDIVSVLKNSSLAFVRELVGVDPVAVFRWAIVRAFFRGYFAFLEAGRRHRVQRVDGASRVPRASIHAPNDTIIRTPHRAGSKARETPTRAHADTKPRTETANAARAGGKGTKNYRIAETRTRRERALDDTDVMQRASQIVMKNKSFRPRERAKKGLKNLQSVKTLAGRTAAPAGKRKQQQTVAAQFQHSLSALMDTLNQANPFFIRCIKSNGEKVPHVFDDETVQRQLRYTGMLETVRIRQAGYNVRLTYEEFIQLYRILLPKGLLSSQTDVRHFLATLNLDRDNYQLGATKIFMRESEQTKLEYRLHQQIMASIITIQRWFRAVLERRRFLALRRASVVIQYFTRQWLTARQAAAVRLQAWYRGSRQRRWYLRLRRGIVAFQAAARGHLLRRAILARRPSGDSEHDGRGPDAVKLRIYNKDPVNLILRKELENSRQLRATQSLPIPRVEKKRDILIDTIENTTNIQKVKKRVSKTENSLMRQTSTSVIPKETSESPEDERWNVTTNTNRYPQTGVTLPNKITPEDLADELLWLRLDQNYLMNEKEAITKKREKREKEDYTSKKKDLELLESIMSSSEEYLRQIGNWNPSDSTETNKTSIRRGSAGVYQRSVSSATLEARGLQPLQSLLSLPAVRRDPRAPPPPPPHSAPAPGLSVTPAPEAPASTEPASVCVAPAPPARSGRRSPRRADRGPPPDIIVDASLSLHDRTGSEQISGLVVAGVPTTSVAGAALRRRNSDPAPGDVRPLDPRSTDFIGQTGNGLFRIAGHRFRKGTRFAKGDKCVYCHQAIDAFITQGQRCIDCKQLYHTKCIQNKGVITMPCSSPVTVASRGRHKNRKRIISNSNYNLLDNSKSSVSSNFNLTGTSEFMDRTDKIISDATELQAMQNFIMEKIYEMEPNEKKKQSEVDRVFKHALLEFKDNLVATYSIVETRGSALKYKDLIGNFLHVMETVCAREGSTLSITMGVNAFRGFMDEFMSQHDTDKARTKRKKDKKRKVDDPIQYKGHTFILSMINIPTECEICKTFFMWPIERSLICQTCKLASHKKCYTKVSTLCRKDNQTPSAAIVGAVDAGGREQMGVVTRGKVFGVPLADLPTGESNIPIVVDRLITTIEMTGLYTEGLYRKSGLSSKVRELRRLLDESPEEGVDRLDLYAVHVRASVLKSFFRELPEPLLTFDLYDDFILASQISDPQERVSTIFTILRKLPKPNFDLVERLIFHLARVALGEDHNRMGPNALAIVFAPCILRTHKVQPAQDSLHDIARQTACLEAILVDKMRTVRGMLQDIATLDTACHTATSRLSSLRSHSHAPRNEEQILVGHIHEIQKEKAILTSNLPTLIRATSDDEMLSTTDHDGELGSTDDLSTGASSMRSQRLLHRQLSSDDPIMV from the exons GTGGTGGGAGACATGCTCAGCGGCGAGTGCAAGGAGCGGCGACTGGGGCCCAATGAGTCGCCCGTCGCGGTCATGCTGCTGTGGCCCAACAACACCGGCTCGGGACAGTACAACAG ATTTTATCTCCGAGAGAAGATTCCCGACGAGCCATGGATGGAGAACTTCTCGGTGGACCCGCAGCTGATAAAGGATTACTTCCAGCGCTTCCTGTACCAGCCGAAGGACCGCGAGTACCCGGACCTGTGCCAGTTGCCGGAGCTCAACGAGCAGACGTTGCTAGATAACTTGAGGGCGAGGTTCTCGGCCGGCTACATCTACACATACGTCGGCTCTATATTAATAGCACTCAACCCGTTCAAGTTCTACCCTATCTACAACCCGAAGTATGTGAAGCTATATCAGAACAAACGGATAGGACTGCCGCCTCACATATTCGCAGTTGCCGACGCCGCATATCATTGTATGCTCCGAGAGAGAACGAATCAATGCATAGTGATCAGTGGAGAGAGTGGTTCAGGAAAGACTGAGAGTACGAATTTTCTACTACATCATCTCACGGCGTTGAGTCAAAAAGGATCTCATGGTAGTGGTGTCGAGCAAACAATATTGAGTGCAGGCCCAGTGTTAGAAGCATTTGGTAATGCTAAAACTGCCCATAATAATAATTCCAGTCGGTTTGGCAAGTTTATACAAGTGAACTACAAGGAAAATGGCATGGTGCATGGAGCTGTTGTACAAAAATATCTTTTGGAAAAATCAAGAATATGCAGTCAAGGTCGTAACGAGAGGAATTATCATGTGTTCTATTATTTATTGGCTGGTGCGTCggagcaggagaaggaacagttGCATTTACTTAGTGttgacaaatataattatttatcgagGACTGGTTGTAGTGAGGTGCCCGGTATTGATGAACAGTATGAGTTTTCTCGGTTAAAACAATCTATGGAGATGGTGGGCTTCACGATGGATAAACAGCGGCGACTGTTCGCCGTCCTCTCAGCCGTGCTACTTTTGG GTAATGTGGAGTTCCAACCACAGAGGAAATCATACCACCATGATGAAGCAGTGGGTGTACGGAACCCGGAGGTGGTGTCCCTCATATCCTCGCTGCTGCGGGTCAAACAGGAGACTCTACTGGCTGCCCTCACGTCCAAACGAGCACGGGCTTCCGGAGAAACGCTAGTTATAAATTACAG GTTGCCTGAAGCGATAGCGACGCGAGACGCGATGGCAAAGTGCTTATATGGTGCTCTCTTCGACTGGATTGTGATGCAAGTCAACCACGCGTTGCTCTCTAAAAAGGATACGCTTAGGGAACATCAGGGACATAGTATAG GCGTTCTGGACATATTCGGTTTCGAGGATTTCGGTCTGAGCAACAGCTTTGAGCAGTTGTGCATCAACTATGCCAACGAGCACCTGCAGCACTACTTCAACCAGCATGTGTTCAAGTACGAGCAGGAGGAGTACAAGCGGGAAGGTATACCCTGGACCGACATCGGGTTCAGTGACAACACCGGGTGCTTGCAGCTCATTGAAGGCAAGGTCAATGGACTCTTGTGCCTGCTCGATGATCAGTGCAA CTTCCCATGGGCGACGAATGAGACGTTATTACAGAAgtttaattctgtacatgagAACAACCCCTTCTATGAGAAGCCACAGAGACGGGAGCCTGCTTTTGTAGTCAGACATTACGCCGGGAGAGTCAAGTATCAG GTAACAGCGATGCGTGAGAAGAACTTGGACCTGATGCGGCAGGACATAGTGAGCGTGTTGAAGAACTCCTCGCTAGCATTCGTGAGGGAATTGGTCGGAGTCGACCCGGTAGCCGTGTTCCGATGGGCGATTGTGCGCGCGTTTTTCAG GGGATACTTTGCATTTTTGGAAGCAGGGCGGAGACACCGCGTGCAGCGAGTGGACGGCGCGTCCCGAGTACCGCGCGCCTCCATCCACGCCCCCAACGACACCATCATCAG AACGCCCCACCGAGCGGGCAGTAAGGCGCGCGAGACTCCGACGCGGGCCCACGCCGATACTAAACCGAGGACAGAGACAGCAAACGCGGCCCGCGCGGGTGGGAAAGGGACAAAAAATTACAGGATCGCCGAGACCCGCACGCGGCGGGAGCGCGCGCTGGACGACACCGACGTCATGCAGCGCGCCAGCCAGATCGTCAT GAAAAACAAGTCGTTTAGGCCTAGGGAGAGAGCGAAAAAAGGTTTAAAGAATCTGCAGAGCGTGAAGACGTTGGCAGGTCGGACTGCCGCGCCGGCCGGGAAACGCAAGCAACAACAGACTGTCGCCGCGCAGTTCCAACACTCACTGTCCGCACTCATGGACACACTCAACCAGGCCAACCCGTTCTTTATCAG ATGTATAAAATCAAACGGCGAGAAAGTTCCACATGTGTTCGACGATGAAACGGTACAGCGTCAACTTCGCTACACGGGCATGTTGGAAACGGTCCGGATACGACAGGCCGGGTATAACGTCCGGCTCACGTACGAGGAGTTCATACAACTCTATAGGATATTATTACCTAAAGGACTACTCAGCTCGCAAACTGATGTACGACACTTCCTCGCCACACTCAACTTGGATAGGGATAACTATCAATTAG GTGCTACAAAGATCTTCATGCGTGAGAGTGAGCAGACGAAGCTGGAGTACCGGCTGCACCAGCAGATCATGGCTTCCATCATCACGATACAGCGGTGGTTCCGGGCCGTGCTCGAGAGGAGACGGTTCCTCGCACTACGCCGCGCCTCCGtcgttatacaatattttaccaG ACAATGGCTAACAGCGCGGCAGGCGGCAGCAGTCCGCCTGCAGGCGTGGTACCGCGGCAGTCGACAGCGGCGGTGGTACTTACGGCTACGTCGCGGCATCGTGGCCTTCCAGGCCGCCGCCCGGGGACATCTACTGCGCCGGGCCATACTGGCTCGCAGGCCTTCCGGAGACTCAGAG CATGATGGCCGCGGCCCCGACGCCGTCAAACTCAGGATATACAACAAGGACCCTGT gAATCTTATACTACGAAAAGAACTGGAAAATTCGAGGCAACTGAGAGCGACACAGTCATTACCTATACCGAG GGTCGAGAAGAAACGGGACATTTTAATAGATACTATagaaaatacaacaaatattcAGAAAGTCAAGAAGAGAGTATCAAAGACGGAAAATTCTTTGATGAGACAGACAAGCACAAG CGTAATACCCAAAGAAACAAGCGAGTCGCCAGAGGATGAAAGATGGAATGTCACCACGAATACAAACAGGTATCCTCAGACCGGAGTCACTCTGCCCAACAAGATCACTCCAGAGGACTTAGCAGACGAATTACTCTGGCTACGGCTCGACCAGAACTACCTCATGAATGAAAAAGAAGCTATTACtaag aaacgaGAAAAGCGAGAGAAAGAAGACTACACATCGAAAAAGAAAGATTTGGAGCTGTTGGAGTCCATTATGAGTAGTAGCGAGGAGTACCTTAGACAGATAGGCAATTGGAACCCCTCGGATAGTACGGAAACTAATAAAACTAGCATTAG ACGTGGGTCTGCGGGCGTGTACCAGCGCAGCGTGTCGAGCGCGACGCTGGAGGCGCGCGGGCTGCAGCCGCTGCAGTCGCTGCTGTCGCTGCCGGCCGTGCGCCGCGacccgcgcgccccgccgccgccgcccccgcACTCCGCGCCCGCGCCAGGACTCTCCGTCACTCCCGCGCCTGAAGCAC CGGCGAGTACGGAGCCGGCGAGTGTATGCGTGGCGCCTGCGCCCCCGGCGCGGTCGGGGCGGCGCTCCCCCCGCCGGGCAGACCGCGGCCCGCCGCCTGACATCATCGTCGACGCCTCGCTCTCACTGCACGACCG CACTGGTTCGGAGCAAATAAGTGGTCTAGTAGTGGCGGGGGTCCCCACGACGAGTGTGGCGGGCGCAGCCCTACGGCGCCGCAACTCGGACCCCGCCCCTGGGGACGTGCGCCCACTCGACCCACGCTCCACTGACTTCATCGGACAGACTGGCAATGGACTCTTCCGAATTGCTGGCCACAG GTTTCGTAAAGGCACTCGGTTTGCGAAAGGAGACAAGTGCGTATACTGCCACCAAGCTATCGACGCCTTCATCACGCAGGGCCAGCGCTGCATCGACTGCAAGCAGCTCTACCACACCAAGTGCATACAGAACAAAGGAGTCATCACCATGCCCTGCTCTAGTCCCGTCACCGTCGCCAGTAGGGGGCGCCACAAGAACAGAAAGAGAATCATTTCCAACTCTAATTATAACCTACTAGATAACTCCAAAAGTTCTGTCAGTTCCAACTTTAATTTAACGGGCACGTCAGAGTTTATGGATAGGACCGATAAGATAATATCGGACGCGACTGAGCTACAAGCAATGCAGAACTTTATCATGGAGAAGATTTATGAAATGGAACCTAATGAGAAGAAGAAGCAATCTGAg GTCGACAGGGTATTCAAACACGCATTATTAGAATTCAAAGACAATTTAGTAGCGACGTACAGCATAGTGGAGACGCGGGGCTCTGCGCTGAAGTACAAGGATCTGATCGGCAACTTCCTGCACGTGATGGAGACGGTTTGTGCCAGGGAGGGGTCCACGCTCTCCATCACCATGGGGGTCAACGCCTTTAGGGGTTTCATGGACGAGTTTATGAGCCAACATGACACTGATAAAGCTAGGACGAAAAGAAAAAAGGATAAAAAGAGAAAG GTGGACGATCCAATACAATACAAAGGCCATACGTTCATACTGTCCATGATCAACATACCGACGGAGTGTGAGATCTGCAAGACTTTCTTCATGTGGCCCATAGAGCGGTCGCTCATATGCCAGACGTGTAAACTTGCCTCGCATAAGAAATGTTACACTAAG GTGTCGACACTGTGCCGTAAAGACAACCAGACCCCGTCGGCCGCGATAGTGGGCGCCGTGGACGCGGGCGGACGGGAACAAATGGGGGTCGTCACACGAGGGAAG GTGTTTGGAGTACCACTAGCTGACCTACCGACGGGCGAGAGTAACATCCCCATAGTCGTGGACAGGCTGATTACTACGATAGAAATGACCGGCCTCTACACAGAGGGCTTGTACAGAAAAAGTGGACTTAGTTCGAAG GTGCGTGAGCTGAGACGGTTACTGGACGAGTCCCCGGAGGAGGGCGTGGACCGACTGGACCTGTACGCGGTGCACGTGCGCGCCTCCGTACTCAAGAGCTTCTTCCGCGAGCTGCCCGAGCCACTGCTCACCTTCGACCTATACGACGACTTCATACTCGCCTCGCAGATCTCCGACCCACAG GAGCGGGTCTCTACTATATTTACAATTCTAAGAAAGCTACCGAAACCAAACTTCGATCTTGTCGAGAGGCTAATATTCCACCTGGCGAGGGTGGCGCTTGGAGAGGATCATAATAG GATGGGTCCGAATGCGTTAGCGATAGTGTTTGCCCCGTGCATACTGCGCACACACAAGGTACAACCTGCACAGGACTCGCTGCACGACATCGCGCGACAGACTGCCTGTCTAGAGGCCATACTCGTCGATAAGATGCGCACC GTGCGTGGCATGCTCCAAGACATAGCGACCCTGGACACGGCGTGCCACACGGCCACGTCCCGCCTGTCGTCGCTGCGCTCGCACAGCCACGCGCCGCGCAACGAGGAACAGATCCTCGTCGGACACATACACGAGATACAGAAGGAGAAGGCCATCCTCACCTCCAACCTGCCCACACTAATCAG AGCGACGTCAGACGACGAGATGCTCTCTACGACGGACCACGACGGCGAGCTGGGCAGTACTGACGACCTGAGCACCGGAGCCAGTTCCATGCGATCGCAGAGGCTCCTGCACCGACAGCTCTCCTCAGACGACCCCATCATGGTGTAA